From a region of the Acidimicrobiia bacterium genome:
- a CDS encoding amidohydrolase family protein: MTSKTLIRGGYVLTLGAKTANLAEGDVLVEDGTVVEVGPGLRDRDAEVVDASGTIVMPGFVDTHRHVWKSLFKSLGDGGSDGAGPVPAAVVGHHHRPEDVYAATLTGLLGAVEAGITTVVDWSDIQFDARYTDAALQAHADAGLRTVFVHSAPHWAESHEDVRPALRRLAGMSASAPGSPTTFAYGPIDPKRSDLDRAADEWALARELGLRIHAHAGSEASDRGVVSSLAERGLLGEDVTLVHCSHLDDAELDAIASTRTAVSVTPASDMAGGRGRPPTQQLIDRGIRPGLGVDDERVAPGDMFAQMRALISLQHATLFDLKLAGKGGIPNLLSTRDVIRYATLDGARTAGLGGVTGSIEPGKQADIVVLRADRPNVFPINDPIGAVVWGMDTSNLDSVFVAGRALMRGGVLQADVARARKLATAAQGRVGAAAGLIVGTVSGGER, from the coding sequence GTGACCTCGAAGACCCTGATCCGCGGCGGCTACGTCCTCACTCTGGGGGCCAAGACAGCCAACCTCGCCGAGGGCGACGTTCTCGTCGAGGACGGCACAGTCGTCGAAGTCGGTCCCGGGTTGCGTGACCGTGACGCCGAGGTCGTGGACGCCTCGGGCACCATCGTCATGCCGGGGTTCGTCGACACCCACCGACATGTCTGGAAGTCGCTCTTCAAGAGTCTCGGTGACGGCGGCTCCGATGGGGCGGGCCCGGTGCCGGCGGCAGTCGTCGGGCATCACCATCGCCCGGAGGACGTCTACGCCGCCACCCTCACCGGGTTGCTGGGGGCGGTCGAGGCAGGTATCACAACCGTCGTCGATTGGTCCGACATCCAGTTCGACGCCCGATACACCGATGCCGCCCTGCAGGCGCACGCCGACGCCGGGCTGCGGACGGTGTTCGTCCACTCCGCCCCGCACTGGGCCGAGAGCCACGAGGATGTCAGACCGGCGTTGCGCCGTCTCGCCGGCATGAGCGCCAGCGCCCCGGGGTCGCCGACCACGTTCGCCTACGGGCCGATCGATCCGAAGCGGTCCGACCTCGACCGCGCCGCCGACGAGTGGGCCTTGGCCCGAGAGCTCGGCCTCCGCATCCATGCCCACGCCGGCTCGGAGGCGTCCGACCGAGGCGTCGTCTCCTCTTTGGCCGAGCGTGGCCTCCTCGGCGAGGACGTCACGCTCGTCCACTGCTCCCACCTGGACGACGCCGAGCTCGACGCCATCGCCTCGACCCGGACTGCGGTGTCGGTGACGCCTGCGAGTGACATGGCCGGGGGTCGAGGGAGGCCCCCGACCCAGCAGCTGATCGACCGAGGCATCCGGCCCGGACTCGGCGTCGACGACGAACGGGTGGCGCCGGGTGACATGTTCGCCCAGATGCGGGCGTTGATCTCGCTCCAGCACGCCACGCTTTTCGACCTCAAGCTCGCCGGGAAGGGCGGAATCCCGAATCTCCTCAGCACCCGAGACGTGATCCGCTACGCCACGCTCGACGGCGCTCGCACCGCCGGCCTCGGTGGCGTCACCGGATCGATCGAGCCGGGCAAGCAGGCGGACATCGTCGTGCTGCGCGCCGACCGCCCGAACGTCTTCCCGATCAACGACCCGATCGGTGCAGTGGTGTGGGGCATGGACACGTCGAACCTCGACTCGGTCTTCGTAGCAGGCAGGGCACTCATGCGCGGCGGCGTCCTCCAGGCAGACGTGGCACGGGCCCGAAAGCTGGCGACCGCGGCACAGGGCCGAGTCGGCGCCGCCGCCGGGCTGATCGTGGGGACGGTCTCAGGAGGTGAGCGGTGA
- a CDS encoding ABC transporter permease, producing MTTTRAPSAAITSFVVASRYLPVYLALLLLLVVASIWAPAALSEVAIRAMLPYGALLAVTALGQMLVIMTGGIDLSIPGTMSLAAVIVVGVGGGSNENLGIALAAALGAAALVGLVNGILIGALKLNALIVTLAVGQIVIGFVSRYSARFPVQSPVPPALSDWTSSRVFGASPVFWLGVALTIVLIVGLRYTNIGRRFQAVGANPVASSVVGVRVSLNQILVYAVAAVFYAAAGIALAGLLRSPGASVGGQYLLGPIAAVVIGGASLTGGLASPLSTFAAAFFLTGLNQMMRTMGLPTALQFVVFGLVIIGGMLVSGDRIIKGVERLLRERRRSSHPEVRKTVSSIDETG from the coding sequence GTGACCACGACCCGCGCTCCGTCCGCCGCCATCACCTCCTTCGTCGTCGCTTCTCGCTACCTGCCGGTCTACCTGGCGCTCCTCCTGCTCCTGGTCGTCGCATCGATCTGGGCTCCGGCGGCGCTGAGCGAAGTCGCCATCCGTGCCATGCTCCCTTACGGAGCCCTGCTGGCCGTGACTGCCCTCGGCCAGATGCTGGTGATCATGACCGGCGGCATCGACCTCAGCATTCCCGGCACGATGAGCCTGGCTGCCGTGATCGTCGTCGGGGTCGGTGGCGGTTCGAACGAGAACCTCGGGATCGCTCTGGCCGCCGCCCTCGGCGCCGCCGCCCTCGTCGGACTGGTCAACGGCATCCTCATCGGCGCCCTCAAGCTCAACGCGCTCATCGTCACCCTGGCCGTCGGCCAGATCGTGATCGGCTTCGTCAGCCGGTACAGCGCACGGTTCCCCGTGCAGAGCCCGGTGCCGCCGGCGCTGTCCGACTGGACCTCGAGTCGCGTCTTCGGAGCCAGCCCGGTCTTCTGGCTGGGGGTGGCGTTGACGATCGTCCTCATCGTCGGGCTGCGCTACACGAACATCGGCCGGAGGTTCCAGGCGGTGGGAGCGAACCCGGTGGCGTCTTCGGTGGTTGGGGTGCGCGTCAGCCTGAATCAGATCCTGGTGTACGCCGTCGCTGCGGTGTTCTACGCCGCGGCAGGGATCGCCCTGGCCGGCCTCCTTCGCAGTCCGGGAGCAAGCGTCGGCGGCCAGTACCTGCTCGGGCCCATCGCCGCGGTCGTGATCGGCGGCGCCTCACTCACCGGGGGCCTGGCCAGCCCCCTCTCAACGTTCGCCGCCGCCTTCTTCCTCACCGGCCTCAATCAGATGATGCGGACCATGGGCCTGCCGACGGCTCTCCAGTTCGTGGTGTTCGGCCTGGTCATCATCGGCGGCATGCTGGTTTCGGGCGATCGGATCATCAAAGGCGTGGAGCGGCTGCTCCGCGAACGGCGACGATCGAGTCATCCGGAAGTACGAAAAACGGTGAGCTCCATCGACGAGACGGGTTGA